The following proteins come from a genomic window of Pirellula staleyi DSM 6068:
- a CDS encoding c-type cytochrome translates to MKSFSLLAFVACIVAGVALYAQQNERASQIPKGPAGPPSVAKPATKAKPAAKGKGRPAAVGPAIGGNTATPVGLIKAAKDFSVELLYSVEGAEQGSWVNLCSDDKGRIYASDQFGGLYRFTPPAPGAKLDPKAIEKVPADVRAVNGMLFAFGALYVGVNDYEQKMQSGLYRITDSDSDDKLDKVELLRAIDSKGDHGVHAVVLTPDGKGLYLVCGNNAILTETPDSSPVPKIWGDDHLLPRMPDGRGHNVNVLAPGGIIYRVSPDGKEFKIYANGFRNIFDASVNHDGELFTYDADMEYDFNTSWYRPTRINHVVSGAEFGWRNGAGKYPEFYPDNLPATLNIGPGSPTGTTFGYGAKFPAKYQKAFFVLDWSWGKVYAVHLQEQGSSYTATKEEFLSGAPLPVTDAIIHPQDGAMYFAIGGRRVQSGLYRVTYTGSESTAPVEAQATKSAARDLRHQLEAFHGKQDPAALDVAWPHLNHPDRFIRWAARTIVEHQPAATWQERALSESDSTKQLELLMALARVAGDCPSHRAKDAVIDTATRDKIIAALLKLDWSKLTQDERLSFVRTLQIVLHRFGNPDDATVVAVIAKLDPAFPADNFELNWLLCETLGYLQAPNTAAKGMALIAASSSQEPQLEYARSLRFLKTGWTKELRTAQLEWFLKAANYRGGASFAKFVEFIRNDTLSTFSESEKAELAELIAKKPEEKSAIENVGEMFAGRTANNWTLEELSAATKTDLKHRSFDKGRKVFAAAACFTCHRFGNAGGMTGPDLSTAGRRYSPHDFLDQIINPSKVINEQFSAVVVLTDSGMVVSGVVVNLNGDSMTINTDLTDPNKRVNIDRKEIEEIQQSTTSPMPANLLSLLTKEEVLDLVAYVLSGGDPQHEMFKP, encoded by the coding sequence ATGAAGTCCTTCTCCCTTCTTGCGTTCGTGGCTTGCATCGTAGCCGGCGTAGCACTCTACGCTCAGCAAAACGAGCGTGCATCGCAGATTCCGAAGGGACCTGCAGGTCCGCCATCTGTCGCCAAACCAGCCACCAAGGCGAAACCAGCTGCGAAGGGGAAGGGGCGTCCTGCTGCGGTTGGTCCAGCGATTGGTGGGAACACAGCCACACCGGTCGGACTGATTAAGGCAGCCAAGGATTTCAGCGTCGAACTGCTCTATTCGGTCGAAGGGGCCGAGCAAGGTTCGTGGGTGAATTTGTGCAGCGACGATAAGGGGCGGATCTACGCCAGCGATCAGTTCGGTGGTTTGTATCGCTTCACTCCACCAGCCCCGGGAGCAAAACTCGACCCGAAAGCGATCGAAAAAGTTCCTGCAGATGTTCGTGCCGTGAACGGTATGCTCTTTGCCTTCGGAGCACTCTACGTGGGAGTGAACGACTACGAACAAAAGATGCAAAGTGGCCTTTATCGCATCACTGATAGCGACAGCGACGACAAACTCGACAAAGTGGAATTGCTGCGGGCAATCGACTCGAAGGGTGACCACGGCGTGCATGCCGTGGTGCTTACGCCCGACGGCAAAGGGCTCTACTTAGTTTGTGGTAACAACGCCATCCTGACCGAAACTCCCGACTCGTCGCCTGTTCCCAAAATCTGGGGGGATGATCATCTGCTGCCGCGGATGCCCGATGGGCGAGGGCACAATGTCAATGTTCTCGCGCCGGGTGGAATCATCTATCGCGTTTCGCCCGATGGCAAAGAATTCAAAATCTACGCCAATGGTTTTCGCAACATCTTCGATGCTTCGGTGAATCATGACGGCGAGCTTTTCACCTACGACGCCGATATGGAGTACGACTTCAACACGTCGTGGTATCGTCCAACGCGCATCAATCATGTGGTGAGTGGTGCTGAATTCGGCTGGCGCAACGGCGCAGGCAAGTATCCCGAGTTCTACCCCGACAACCTTCCTGCAACGCTGAACATCGGACCTGGTTCGCCGACCGGCACCACGTTTGGCTACGGCGCGAAGTTTCCGGCCAAGTATCAGAAGGCGTTTTTTGTACTCGACTGGAGCTGGGGCAAAGTTTACGCCGTGCATCTGCAGGAGCAGGGCTCGTCGTATACAGCTACGAAGGAAGAGTTTCTCTCGGGTGCGCCGCTCCCTGTCACCGATGCGATCATTCATCCGCAAGATGGCGCGATGTACTTTGCCATCGGTGGACGTCGCGTGCAGTCGGGGCTTTACCGTGTGACTTATACAGGTTCAGAATCGACTGCTCCGGTGGAGGCCCAAGCCACCAAGAGTGCAGCTCGCGATCTACGGCATCAACTCGAAGCGTTTCATGGCAAGCAAGATCCTGCGGCGCTCGATGTGGCCTGGCCTCACCTCAACCATCCCGACCGATTCATTCGCTGGGCAGCGCGGACGATTGTCGAGCATCAACCAGCAGCAACCTGGCAAGAACGTGCACTGAGCGAGAGCGATTCGACCAAACAACTCGAGCTATTAATGGCTCTTGCGCGAGTTGCTGGCGATTGCCCTAGCCATCGCGCGAAGGATGCAGTGATCGATACTGCGACCCGCGATAAAATCATCGCCGCGCTCTTGAAACTCGATTGGTCGAAGCTCACGCAAGATGAGCGGCTCAGCTTCGTTCGAACTCTCCAAATTGTGCTGCATCGTTTCGGAAATCCCGACGATGCGACCGTCGTTGCTGTCATTGCGAAACTCGACCCGGCATTTCCGGCCGACAACTTTGAACTGAACTGGCTCTTGTGCGAGACACTCGGCTATCTGCAAGCTCCCAACACGGCTGCGAAAGGTATGGCCCTGATTGCAGCGTCGTCGAGCCAAGAACCTCAGCTCGAATATGCTCGCAGCCTGCGATTCCTGAAGACCGGATGGACGAAAGAACTTCGCACAGCCCAGCTGGAGTGGTTCCTCAAGGCTGCAAACTATCGTGGCGGCGCCAGCTTCGCAAAGTTTGTCGAATTCATTCGCAACGACACGCTCAGCACCTTCAGCGAATCAGAAAAAGCGGAACTTGCTGAGCTGATCGCCAAGAAGCCCGAGGAGAAATCAGCCATTGAAAATGTGGGGGAGATGTTCGCCGGTCGAACGGCCAACAACTGGACACTTGAGGAACTGAGCGCCGCGACCAAGACCGATCTGAAGCATCGCAGCTTCGACAAGGGACGCAAAGTCTTTGCAGCTGCTGCTTGCTTCACCTGTCATCGCTTCGGCAATGCGGGTGGCATGACTGGTCCTGATCTCAGCACCGCTGGCCGCCGCTATTCACCTCACGACTTCCTCGACCAAATCATCAACCCCAGCAAGGTGATTAACGAACAGTTTTCGGCAGTGGTGGTTCTCACCGACTCCGGAATGGTGGTGAGTGGTGTGGTGGTGAATCTCAACGGCGACTCGATGACAATCAACACCGATCTAACCGACCCCAACAAGCGGGTGAACATCGACCGCAAAGAGATCGAAGAGATTCAGCAGTCCACTACCTCGCCCATGCCAGCCAATTTGCTCAGCTTGCTGACGAAGGAAGAAGTCCTCGATTTGGTGGCCTACGTGCTAAGTGGTGGGGACCCGCAGCACGAGATGTTTAAGCCCTAA
- a CDS encoding NPCBM/NEW2 domain-containing protein gives MTNPSTAQTPQEMIDQQVPAARKIIEAYHGAEANTSKRTLHIIYWTPSDRDPQPQYRERLSRVLFDIRAFYLREMKRLGFGERTIRLATDYDGLLTIHVVKGKRPYANYHVESGRAIREECLPVLKEAGIDADKETIVIFCNMSNWDPVAGTMSQNSPYYAGGGLRSGTAWQVDSALLDSDLIAKKEPLIRDGQYGRISVGRYNSIFVGGVCHELGHALSLPHNLERPDERVAFGTALMGSGNRSYGEDQRGEGRGSFLTLCEGLRLASHPLFTGSEKGIDLPRNAKLDNIAVEVAEDAKSFTFSAKVTADPPPYAVIGYMDPSGGSDYDATTITAIPDSEGKFSFRCAAFQPGKTGELRVVVCQANGGRIGDQNLSIPYSIDGDGVVDLSAYQSQAKLVPITAAIAASDSQGIASAIQKLEASSTGSEADQKLLEVARVLATTISRERKVAPAAIEGDSSCWVSDTAWKSAQVGWGRPRANRLPSDSMAMVVGGQLFARGLYAHAPSKYTYELGGKWKRLSGVAGLADGNDGSVVFVIVGDGKELWRSKKVADASLPAFDVDIAGVQELLLQVEDAGNGNSSDWGVWADPQLTR, from the coding sequence GTGACCAACCCTAGTACAGCCCAAACTCCGCAGGAGATGATCGACCAGCAAGTTCCTGCAGCGCGAAAAATCATCGAGGCCTATCACGGCGCGGAAGCCAACACTTCGAAACGTACGCTGCACATTATCTACTGGACTCCCTCCGATCGCGATCCACAGCCGCAATATCGCGAGCGACTCTCGCGCGTTTTGTTCGACATTCGCGCGTTCTATTTGCGTGAGATGAAACGCCTCGGTTTTGGCGAGCGCACTATTCGTTTGGCGACGGACTATGATGGCCTGCTCACGATTCATGTCGTGAAAGGAAAGCGACCCTATGCGAACTATCACGTAGAAAGTGGTCGCGCAATTCGCGAAGAGTGCTTGCCCGTTTTGAAGGAAGCTGGCATCGATGCCGATAAGGAAACGATCGTCATCTTCTGCAACATGAGCAACTGGGATCCTGTTGCAGGCACGATGTCGCAGAATAGTCCCTACTATGCCGGTGGTGGACTGCGCAGCGGAACTGCGTGGCAAGTCGATTCGGCGCTGCTCGATTCCGATCTAATCGCCAAGAAAGAGCCGCTGATTCGCGACGGACAGTACGGCCGAATTTCGGTGGGCCGCTATAACAGCATCTTCGTCGGCGGTGTTTGTCACGAACTTGGTCATGCTCTTAGTTTGCCTCATAACTTGGAGCGACCCGATGAGCGAGTTGCTTTCGGCACCGCGCTCATGGGTAGTGGCAATCGGAGTTATGGGGAAGATCAACGTGGTGAAGGACGTGGATCGTTCCTCACTCTCTGTGAAGGCCTGCGATTAGCCAGCCATCCACTCTTCACCGGCAGCGAGAAGGGGATCGACCTCCCCCGCAACGCAAAGCTTGACAACATTGCTGTGGAAGTCGCCGAGGATGCGAAGTCGTTCACCTTCTCGGCGAAAGTTACAGCCGATCCACCTCCTTATGCGGTGATTGGCTACATGGATCCCAGTGGTGGCAGCGACTACGACGCAACCACCATCACGGCCATTCCTGATAGCGAAGGGAAGTTCTCGTTTCGCTGTGCGGCCTTCCAACCTGGGAAAACAGGCGAGCTGCGCGTCGTAGTTTGTCAGGCCAACGGAGGACGTATCGGCGATCAGAACTTGTCGATTCCCTACTCGATTGATGGCGATGGCGTGGTCGATTTGTCCGCCTATCAATCGCAGGCCAAGCTTGTCCCAATCACTGCAGCAATTGCAGCGAGCGATAGCCAAGGGATTGCCTCTGCCATTCAAAAACTGGAAGCGAGCAGCACAGGTTCGGAAGCTGATCAGAAACTCCTCGAGGTGGCGCGCGTCTTGGCAACCACAATTTCGCGCGAGCGAAAAGTAGCGCCTGCCGCGATCGAAGGGGATAGTAGCTGCTGGGTCTCTGACACTGCGTGGAAGTCGGCACAAGTTGGCTGGGGTCGGCCACGGGCCAATCGTCTTCCGAGCGACTCTATGGCCATGGTGGTTGGTGGACAACTCTTCGCACGCGGGCTCTATGCTCATGCACCTAGTAAGTACACGTACGAACTAGGTGGCAAGTGGAAACGACTCAGCGGAGTGGCTGGACTGGCCGATGGCAATGATGGTTCCGTTGTGTTTGTGATCGTCGGCGATGGGAAGGAACTCTGGCGCTCGAAGAAAGTCGCCGATGCCAGCCTCCCCGCATTTGATGTCGATATAGCAGGGGTTCAAGAACTACTCCTCCAAGTCGAAGATGCTGGAAATGGAAACTCCAGCGAC